The Primulina tabacum isolate GXHZ01 chromosome 16, ASM2559414v2, whole genome shotgun sequence genome window below encodes:
- the LOC142529462 gene encoding uncharacterized protein LOC142529462 — MGEPSSKARGDLHGLRCQHCAGPLSKEMETSEWTVSPLIRDSFSMIGSAVGGTAGAFYGFNHAMPFVRRWIKGPMWLHFLIGAPPVIVFSSGCAGLTGGSIPALVQLASSSYHAVVSSSPSPPRASS, encoded by the exons ATGGGGGAGCCGAGTTCTAAAGCGCGAGGAGATCTCCATGGCTTAAGGTGTCAACATTGCGCTGGCCCCCTTTCCAAAGAGATG GAGACCAGTGAGTGGACTGTTTCACCACTCATCAGGGACAGCTTTTCCATG ATAGGCTCAGCCGTTGGAGGCACGGCAGGAGCTTTTTACGGTTTCAACCACG CTATGCCGTTTGTTAGGAGGTGGATCAAAGGACCTATGTGGTTACATTTCCTCATTGGT GCCCCACCAGTCATTGTTTTCTCATCAGGTTGTGCTGGATTAACAG GTGGATCTATTCCGGCACTTGTTCAACTTGCCTCTTCATCTTATCATGCAGTTGTGTCATCTTCACCATCGCCACCGCGCGCATCCTCATAG
- the LOC142529289 gene encoding uncharacterized protein LOC142529289, translated as MANAKHHFYILLFLLLFCAAILLLLPLHGVSNAYYYISKSANEGGLYLKEGNPRRYLIGSVAPTCTYNECRGCKYKCRAEQVPVEGNDPINSAYHYKCVCHR; from the exons ATGGCAAATGCAAAACATCACTTCTatatcttgctcttcctcctctTGTTTTGTGCTGCAATATTATTGCTTCTGCCCCTACATG GTGTGAGTAATGCTTATTATTATATCTCAAAATCAGCAAACGAAGGAGGACTGTATCTCAAG GAGGGCAATCCAAGAAGATATTTGATTGGATCGGTAGCTCCAACCTGCACCTACAATGAATGCAGAGGATGCAAGTATAAGTGCAGAGCCGAGCAAGTTCCGGTTGAAGGTAACGATCCGATAAACAGCGCGTACCACTATAAATGTGTTTGTCACAGATGA